In one Melaminivora jejuensis genomic region, the following are encoded:
- a CDS encoding LemA family protein, with the protein MKRLIAALAIASALSGCGYNDFQRLDEQSQAAWSEVLNQYQRRADLVPNIVATVKGEAQFEQDTLTRVIEARAKATSIQATPELINDPQAFNKFQQAQGELSGALSRLMVVAERYPQLQANQGFRDLRVTLEGTENRITVARNAYIKTVQDYNVLARSFPTNLTAKVFSYAPKPNFTVQNEAQISTPPQVDFSQPAPAARP; encoded by the coding sequence ATGAAAAGACTCATCGCCGCCCTTGCCATCGCCAGCGCCCTCAGCGGCTGCGGCTACAACGACTTCCAGCGCCTGGACGAGCAAAGCCAGGCCGCCTGGAGCGAAGTGCTCAACCAGTACCAGCGCCGCGCCGATCTGGTGCCCAACATCGTCGCCACCGTCAAGGGCGAGGCGCAGTTCGAGCAGGACACGCTGACGCGCGTGATCGAGGCGCGCGCCAAGGCCACCTCCATCCAGGCCACGCCCGAGCTGATCAACGACCCGCAGGCCTTCAACAAATTCCAGCAGGCGCAGGGCGAGCTGTCGGGCGCACTGAGCCGCCTGATGGTGGTGGCCGAGCGCTATCCGCAATTACAGGCCAACCAGGGCTTTCGCGACCTGCGCGTGACGCTGGAGGGCACGGAAAACCGCATCACCGTGGCGCGCAACGCCTACATCAAGACCGTGCAGGACTACAACGTGCTGGCGCGCAGCTTCCCAACCAACCTGACGGCCAAGGTCTTCAGCTACGCGCCCAAGCCCAACTTCACGGTGCAAAACGAGGCGCAGATCAGCACCCCGCCGCAGGTGGACTTCTCGCAGCCGGCGCCGGCGGCCAGGCCCTGA
- a CDS encoding DUF4142 domain-containing protein — translation MNDAAHAGHFEVEGAKLALQKAHSDAVKSFAQRMIDDHTAAAQQLETLSAAKNHKLPDGPSLLQKGKLKLLSTHDGAKFDQSYIDSLGPKAHRETIELFEKGATKAHDPDVKAWAERTLPTLREHLTLAEQLDRSANGADPKHATRDAPLHGDPAKKK, via the coding sequence ATGAACGACGCTGCGCACGCCGGCCACTTCGAGGTCGAGGGGGCCAAACTGGCGCTGCAAAAGGCGCACAGCGATGCCGTCAAGAGCTTTGCCCAGCGCATGATCGACGACCATACGGCGGCTGCCCAGCAACTCGAAACCCTGTCTGCGGCCAAGAACCACAAGCTGCCCGACGGGCCGTCGCTGCTGCAAAAGGGCAAGCTCAAGCTGCTTTCCACGCACGACGGCGCCAAGTTCGACCAGAGCTACATCGACAGCCTCGGCCCCAAGGCGCACCGCGAAACCATCGAGCTGTTCGAAAAAGGCGCCACCAAGGCGCACGACCCGGACGTCAAGGCCTGGGCCGAGCGCACCCTGCCGACGCTGCGCGAACACCTGACACTGGCTGAGCAACTTGACCGCAGCGCAAACGGTGCCGATCCCAAGCACGCCACGCGCGACGCGCCGCTGCACGGCGATCCGGCCAAGAAGAAATGA